A genomic window from Candidatus Zixiibacteriota bacterium includes:
- a CDS encoding DNRLRE domain-containing protein yields the protein MITRKIIHVILAISFCCFAAAYADDIAPIADMYTDPDHADPHPTEQLWAANYSPQGHYERIMMKFDLDDYMGREIESAILNLYRFFGCPSGGITSVDFYHITVDWNEDTWPANVHIQHDNNIWAHHNFSVNDWHQIDITDMVQQWLDGYMENYGFVMQAQSGSKFSKFYSRESSQSYRPHLAITGISGINEQVDVPDNFTINAYPNPFNNSTTISYNLIKSSDVAVEIYNILGHKVKTLVNTVQHAGNYQVAWNAADLSSGVYFYTIKVGEIAQTKKLVLLK from the coding sequence CATGTCATTTTGGCGATATCGTTTTGCTGTTTTGCGGCGGCTTATGCTGATGATATAGCGCCGATCGCTGATATGTACACCGATCCCGATCATGCCGATCCGCATCCGACTGAGCAGTTATGGGCAGCTAATTATTCTCCGCAGGGACACTATGAGCGAATTATGATGAAGTTTGACCTTGATGATTACATGGGTCGGGAAATCGAAAGCGCCATATTAAATCTTTATCGATTTTTCGGATGTCCCTCAGGGGGAATTACAAGCGTAGATTTCTATCATATTACTGTGGATTGGAACGAGGATACCTGGCCGGCTAATGTTCATATTCAGCATGATAATAATATCTGGGCGCATCATAATTTCTCTGTCAATGACTGGCATCAAATTGATATTACTGATATGGTTCAGCAATGGTTAGACGGCTATATGGAAAATTACGGCTTTGTTATGCAGGCTCAATCGGGCAGCAAGTTCAGCAAGTTCTATTCGCGGGAAAGCTCACAAAGTTATCGTCCCCATCTTGCTATAACCGGCATAAGTGGGATTAACGAGCAAGTCGATGTTCCTGACAACTTTACGATAAATGCTTATCCGAACCCATTTAATAATTCGACCACAATCAGCTATAATCTGATTAAATCATCAGATGTTGCCGTAGAAATATATAATATCCTTGGCCATAAGGTTAAAACACTTGTAAACACAGTTCAACATGCTGGCAATTATCAAGTTGCATGGAATGCGGCTGATCTGTCATCAGGGGTATATTTTTATACGATAAAGGTTGGTGAAATTGCGCAGACTAAGAAACTGGTGTTATTAAAGTAA